In the Chloroflexota bacterium genome, one interval contains:
- a CDS encoding anaerobic glycerol-3-phosphate dehydrogenase subunit C — MDDRLSIRLEQSLDFCIKCNICTTACPVAAVTDQFPGPKYVGPQAGRFRHDQAEHSPDHSVDYCSGCRVCNEVCPTGVPIAELNARARAQMVREHGLPLRNRLLGRSELLGMLGTPFAPLANWTMSNRPIRWLIEKLFKIDRRAPLPQWAGYTLRGWARKHLPRAATPLRWTYGLRSWLSRTALVPLEQRRLVQTQTLQPAVSTISRKVVYFHGCSTNYYEPHVGKAALEVLTRNGCEVVLANQGCCGLPMLSNGEFNAARRYHAANVHALLPWIRQGYVVVGTSTSCTLTLKDEAPELLGWHDPEVQLVAEQTYDIFEYLRLLDEAGKFDRNLGAIEESLPYHPPCQLKAHRIGLPARDILAHIPGLQIERSQAACCGIAGTYGLKTEKYPIAMDVGKPLFEWASQHPADTVLCDSETCRWQISHGTGMETRHPVELLAEAYRRFDQQRQLS; from the coding sequence ATGGATGACCGATTATCAATCAGGCTGGAGCAATCGCTCGATTTTTGTATTAAATGTAATATTTGTACGACTGCATGTCCGGTGGCAGCGGTCACCGATCAATTTCCTGGTCCCAAGTATGTCGGGCCGCAAGCAGGCCGTTTTCGCCATGATCAAGCTGAGCATTCGCCCGATCATTCAGTGGATTATTGCTCTGGCTGTCGAGTTTGTAACGAGGTTTGCCCAACTGGCGTGCCAATCGCTGAACTCAATGCCCGTGCCCGAGCGCAGATGGTACGCGAACATGGCTTGCCCTTGCGCAACCGCCTGCTTGGGCGCTCGGAGCTGTTGGGAATGCTGGGCACACCCTTCGCCCCGCTAGCCAATTGGACAATGAGCAATCGGCCAATTCGTTGGTTGATTGAAAAATTATTTAAGATCGATCGGCGTGCGCCGCTGCCACAGTGGGCTGGCTATACCTTGCGCGGCTGGGCACGCAAACATCTGCCCCGCGCTGCCACACCGTTACGCTGGACGTATGGCCTGCGTTCGTGGCTCAGCCGCACCGCGCTTGTGCCGCTTGAACAACGCCGTTTGGTCCAAACTCAAACCCTACAACCAGCAGTTTCCACAATTTCACGTAAAGTCGTCTATTTTCATGGCTGCTCAACCAATTATTATGAGCCACATGTTGGCAAAGCTGCCTTAGAAGTGCTGACCCGCAATGGCTGTGAGGTGGTGTTGGCTAATCAGGGTTGTTGTGGGTTGCCGATGCTTTCTAATGGTGAGTTTAATGCAGCCCGCCGTTATCATGCCGCCAATGTTCATGCCTTATTGCCATGGATTCGCCAAGGTTATGTGGTGGTAGGAACTTCGACCAGTTGTACTTTGACGCTCAAAGATGAAGCTCCCGAATTGTTGGGCTGGCATGATCCTGAGGTTCAATTGGTGGCCGAACAAACCTACGATATTTTTGAATATTTGCGTTTGCTCGACGAAGCAGGCAAATTTGATCGCAACTTGGGTGCAATCGAAGAGAGCTTGCCCTACCATCCGCCTTGTCAATTAAAAGCCCATCGCATCGGCCTGCCAGCCCGCGATATTTTGGCGCATATTCCAGGCTTGCAAATTGAGCGAAGCCAAGCAGCCTGTTGTGGGATTGCTGGCACCTATGGCCTAAAAACCGAAAAATACCCAATCGCAATGGATGTGGGTAAACCGTTATTTGAATGGGCCAGTCAACATCCCGCTGATACGGTGCTGTGTGATAGCGAAACCTGTCGCTGGCAAATTAGCCACGGGACGGGTATGGAAACCCGTCATCCCGTGGAACTTTTAGCCGAGGCCTATCGCCGATTTGATCAACAGCGCCAACTTAGCTAA
- a CDS encoding tetratricopeptide repeat protein — protein sequence MATIMTAQRQERRQLTTGIRVGRAVMLMPELVVFPALCGLYFLTNQAVGVALLGELLIGLFVARIALVWYAGRAWARGSYAQAERLVLWSLRIYPDSADAWLAMGSIQLAQGETEAAIKAIERADQLYPFHAPIYLEMSRALAAHGDWNEARHYASMALVLDEQLALSYSHNALLSLHFDEASQTTKQWIEAGLALAPHVAAKASLYVARAELAFLANDERQVQLALDQAELLLNGCPIPQQAELLYRIGQLQRSLGQVDAARSSFERIEHSDHEGGYVHAAWRAKVETSVS from the coding sequence ATGGCGACAATCATGACGGCGCAACGGCAGGAACGACGACAGCTAACCACAGGAATACGGGTTGGTCGAGCGGTGATGCTAATGCCAGAACTTGTGGTGTTTCCAGCGCTCTGTGGCTTGTACTTTTTAACCAATCAAGCAGTTGGCGTGGCTTTGCTCGGCGAGTTGTTGATTGGCTTATTTGTTGCTCGGATTGCCTTGGTTTGGTACGCCGGACGAGCTTGGGCACGCGGTTCGTATGCCCAAGCTGAACGCCTCGTTTTATGGTCGCTGCGTATTTACCCCGATTCAGCTGATGCTTGGTTGGCCATGGGTTCGATTCAATTGGCTCAAGGCGAAACCGAAGCCGCCATCAAAGCGATCGAACGCGCCGACCAACTCTATCCATTTCATGCCCCAATTTATTTAGAAATGAGCCGCGCTTTGGCTGCTCACGGCGATTGGAACGAAGCTCGCCATTATGCCAGTATGGCCTTGGTGTTGGACGAGCAATTGGCTTTGAGCTATAGCCACAACGCGTTGTTGAGCTTGCATTTTGATGAAGCTAGCCAAACCACCAAGCAATGGATCGAAGCAGGCTTGGCCTTAGCGCCGCATGTTGCCGCCAAAGCCAGCCTCTATGTTGCCCGCGCCGAATTGGCATTTTTGGCCAACGACGAACGCCAAGTCCAATTAGCCTTAGATCAAGCTGAACTTTTGTTGAATGGCTGCCCGATTCCGCAACAAGCTGAATTGCTCTATCGAATTGGTCAATTGCAACGTAGCTTGGGTCAGGTTGATGCCGCCCGCTCCAGCTTTGAACGAATCGAACACTCCGACCATGAAGGCGGATATGTTCATGCTGCGTGGCGAGCCAAAGTAGAAACCAGTGTTAGCTAA
- a CDS encoding aspartate/glutamate racemase family protein, giving the protein MKTIGLIGGMSWESSVSYYQVLNQAVKQRFGGLHSAKCVLYSVDFAEIAALQKADQWETAGEILAQAARNLVAAGAECIVLCTNTMHLVATAIEQAVEVPFIHIVDPTAAAIQQQQLTTIGLLGTRFTMEHDFYAGRLRQRYGLAVVTPEPEQRDEIHRIIFDELCLGKIDSSSKAYYLAVINDLVAAGAQGIILGCTEIGLLINQADCEVPLFDTTLLHGQAAVAWSLAK; this is encoded by the coding sequence ATGAAAACGATTGGCCTCATTGGCGGGATGAGTTGGGAATCGAGCGTCAGTTATTATCAGGTGCTCAACCAAGCGGTCAAACAGCGTTTTGGGGGTTTGCATTCAGCCAAATGTGTGTTGTATTCAGTTGATTTTGCTGAAATTGCCGCGTTGCAAAAGGCTGATCAATGGGAAACTGCTGGGGAGATTTTGGCCCAGGCTGCTCGTAATTTGGTAGCGGCTGGCGCTGAATGTATTGTGCTTTGCACCAACACCATGCATCTGGTAGCAACCGCAATTGAGCAAGCAGTCGAAGTGCCATTCATTCATATCGTCGATCCAACGGCAGCGGCGATTCAACAGCAACAATTAACTACAATTGGTTTGCTGGGCACACGCTTCACCATGGAGCACGATTTTTATGCTGGGCGTTTGCGCCAACGCTATGGCTTGGCGGTCGTCACGCCTGAGCCAGAACAGCGTGATGAAATTCATCGGATTATTTTCGATGAATTGTGCCTTGGCAAAATCGACTCTAGCTCCAAAGCCTACTATTTGGCGGTGATTAACGATCTGGTTGCAGCCGGAGCACAGGGCATTATTTTGGGCTGCACCGAAATTGGCTTGTTGATTAACCAAGCTGATTGTGAGGTGCCACTGTTCGATACCACCCTGTTGCATGGTCAGGCAGCAGTAGCTTGGAGTTTAGCAAAATAG
- a CDS encoding CPBP family intramembrane metalloprotease: MNQPQSIQTATNGAKISIFLLLTTVLTAICYYFLVGPNPQAAFGLGLIFSPALAAVITQLVFERRLAGLGWKIAAPKDLLLSYGLPVSYGLVVYSVVWLSGIGDVSLQALASHVGLATPLPISGFWGYLGEVATLGIVRSAILAFGEELGWRGFLVPELSKRYSLAATATISGLIWAIWHYPAILLVEYNNAGAPLWFGLGCFTILVIGLSFVMAWLRLKSASVWPAVLLHASHNIFIQTVFNPLTSKNAITPYVIDEFGLGLALVVGLVAWLVWRRTRYQ; this comes from the coding sequence TTGAACCAGCCTCAATCAATTCAAACAGCTACTAATGGTGCGAAAATTAGTATATTTTTACTGCTAACCACGGTTTTGACGGCAATTTGTTATTATTTTTTGGTTGGCCCAAATCCGCAAGCGGCATTTGGATTAGGGTTGATCTTCAGTCCAGCGCTAGCCGCAGTCATCACCCAATTAGTTTTCGAGCGGCGGTTGGCAGGTTTGGGCTGGAAAATCGCCGCACCCAAGGATTTATTGCTCAGCTATGGGTTGCCTGTGAGCTATGGCTTAGTCGTGTATAGCGTGGTTTGGCTGAGCGGCATTGGTGATGTTTCGTTGCAAGCCTTAGCAAGCCACGTTGGCCTAGCCACACCGTTGCCAATCAGCGGCTTTTGGGGCTATTTGGGCGAGGTTGCAACGCTTGGCATCGTTCGATCAGCAATCTTGGCATTTGGTGAGGAATTGGGCTGGCGCGGATTTTTAGTGCCAGAGTTGAGCAAACGCTATTCGCTCGCCGCAACCGCGACAATCAGTGGGCTTATTTGGGCAATCTGGCATTATCCAGCGATTTTGTTGGTTGAGTATAACAATGCTGGTGCACCGCTGTGGTTTGGCTTAGGCTGTTTTACAATTTTAGTGATTGGCCTGAGCTTTGTGATGGCGTGGTTGCGCCTGAAATCGGCCAGTGTTTGGCCAGCAGTGCTGTTGCATGCCAGCCATAATATTTTCATCCAGACAGTTTTTAATCCGCTGACCAGCAAAAATGCCATTACGCCCTATGTAATCGATGAATTTGGGCTTGGTTTGGCGCTCGTCGTGGGCTTAGTGGCGTGGTTAGTTTGGCGGCGAACAAGATATCAATAA
- a CDS encoding ADP-ribosylation/crystallin J1, which produces MILYRPVGLEELTLIAQAGYRSFPAQLAEPPIAYPILNLDYASHVAEAVKTKDAEAGYAGFVAEFEISEQYARQFTVKSVGIRRRHRELLVPIEEFHNFNTRILGHIKVIASFYGKQFRGMVNPVTALPTFISPVL; this is translated from the coding sequence ATGATCCTATATCGACCTGTTGGGTTAGAAGAACTAACATTGATTGCGCAAGCGGGCTATCGTTCATTCCCAGCACAATTGGCCGAGCCACCAATTGCTTATCCCATCCTCAACCTTGATTATGCCAGCCATGTTGCTGAAGCAGTCAAAACCAAGGATGCCGAGGCTGGTTATGCTGGCTTTGTGGCTGAATTTGAAATTAGCGAACAATATGCGCGCCAATTTACGGTTAAATCGGTGGGCATTCGTCGCCGTCATCGCGAACTTTTAGTGCCAATCGAAGAATTTCACAATTTCAATACCCGCATTCTTGGTCATATCAAGGTCATTGCCTCGTTCTATGGCAAGCAATTTCGTGGGATGGTCAACCCCGTAACCGCCCTACCCACCTTCATCTCACCTGTTTTGTAA
- a CDS encoding O-acetyl-ADP-ribose deacetylase, giving the protein MNQRIEILHGDITKFVGAAIVNAANEWLLAGGGVDGAIHHAAGDELQAECDQLGGCKTGQAKITKGYRLPVRSIIHTVGPVWQGGNKHEAELLTSCYQQSLELAAKHQLETLAFPAISCGIYGYPVELAAPLAIQTIANFLASNSIPEKVSLICFEATVYQAYCAAWETYQANL; this is encoded by the coding sequence ATGAACCAACGCATCGAAATTCTACACGGCGATATTACCAAATTTGTCGGTGCAGCAATTGTTAATGCTGCTAATGAGTGGTTGCTGGCAGGTGGTGGGGTTGATGGGGCGATTCATCATGCAGCTGGTGACGAATTACAGGCTGAATGTGATCAACTAGGTGGTTGCAAAACTGGCCAAGCCAAAATCACCAAAGGCTATCGCTTGCCAGTGCGCTCAATCATCCACACAGTTGGGCCAGTTTGGCAGGGTGGCAATAAACACGAAGCCGAATTACTGACCAGCTGCTATCAACAGAGCCTCGAACTTGCTGCTAAACATCAACTTGAAACCCTGGCCTTTCCAGCGATTAGCTGTGGAATTTATGGCTATCCGGTCGAATTAGCTGCCCCGCTTGCGATCCAAACGATTGCCAACTTTCTTGCGAGCAATTCAATCCCCGAAAAAGTCAGCTTGATCTGTTTTGAAGCCACAGTTTATCAAGCCTATTGTGCTGCGTGGGAAACGTATCAAGCCAATCTCTGA